From the genome of Procambarus clarkii isolate CNS0578487 chromosome 78, FALCON_Pclarkii_2.0, whole genome shotgun sequence:
aagataacctcaagatatctctctctctcgtctccgttCCCAAGAGTTAAATTGGAGTGCTCTCAAACACTCTCAGTATGTAGGTTGTGCCAAGTATTCTGTACGGGAAGTAAAGACTCTCCATTATCTCTTATCTACACTCTGCCAATCTCGCTGGCCTTGAAATGGGAGGTGAAAACTGAAGAATATTCCACAAACAAAACCCATTCTACCATTTTCCTAGCTAGTATGATTGCTTCATTGTGCTGCTCTCTAAacgtaaggtcttctgacattatCATTCCAAAATCTACGACTTGGTAAGTGCTTCTATGAGGAGATATGTATCATGCGCTCCTTTTAACATTATGTGTCCCTATGTACCATAGTAATTGGAATTTGTCACCGTTGGAGGCTGTAAGGATTTTTTTTTAGAATCCCATTGGAAGGCAGTGTTGATATTTAGTTGTAATTAGTGACTTTCCACCTGGGAAGTGTTCATACTTATGGGGGCAGGTGTCAGAGTAGATGGCAGTCCGTGTGCCAGTTGGCACTCCAACAAGGacagtccttgtgccagttggCCCTCTACCACGGACAGTCCGTGTGCCAGGTGACTCTCCAACAAGGACAGTCCGTGTGCCAGTTGGCCCTCTACCACGGACAGTCCGTGTGCCAGTTGGCCCTCTACCACGGACAGTCCGTGTGCCAGTTGACTCTCCAACAAGGACAGTCCGTGTGCCAGGTGGCCCTCCAACAAGGACAGTCCGTGTGCCAGTTGACTCTCCACCAAGGACAGTCCGTGAGCCAGGTGGCACTCCACCAAGAACAGTCCGTAAGCCAGGTGGCACTCCACCAAGAACAGTCCGTAAGCCAGGTGGCACTCCACCAAGAACAGTCCGTAAGCCAGGTGGCACTCCACCAAGAACAGTCCGTAAGCCAGGTGGCACTCCACCAAGAACAGTCCGTAAGCCAGGTGGCACTCCACCAAGAACAGTCCGTGAGCCAGGTGGCACTCCACCAAGAACAGTCCATAAGCCAGGTGGCACTCCACCAAGAACAGTCCGTAAGCCACGTGGCACTCCACCAAGAACAGTCCGTGAGCCAGGTGGCACTCCACCAAGAACAGTCCGTGAGCCAGGTGGCACTCCACCAAGAACAGTCCGTAAGCCAGGTGGCACTCCACCAAGAACAGTCCGTAAGCCAGGTGGCACTCCAAGAACAGTCCGTGAGCCAGGTGGCACTCCACCAAGAACAGTCCGTGAGCCAGGTGGCACTCCACCAAGAACAGTCCGTAAGCCAGGTGGCACTCCACCAAGAACAGTCCGTAAGCCAGGTGGCACTCCACCAAGAACAGTCCGTAAGCCAGGTAGCACTCCACCAAGAACAGTCCGTGAGCCAGGTGGCACTCCACCAAGAACAGTCCGTAAGCCAGGTAGCACTCCACCAAGAACAGTCCGTGAGCCAGGTGGCACTCCACCAAGAACAGTCCGTGAGCCAGGTGGCACTCCACCAAGAACAGTCCGTGAGCCAGGTGGCACTCCACCAAGAACAGTCCGTAAGCCAGGTAGCACTCCACCAAGAACAGTCCGTGAGCCAGGTGGCACTCCACCAAGAACAGTCCGTAAGCCAGGTAGCACTCCACCAAGAACAGTCCGTGAGCCAGGTGGCACTCCACCAAGAACAGTCCGTGAGCCAGGTGGCACTCCACCAAGAACAGTCCGTGAGCCAGGTGGCACTCCACCAAGAACAGTCCGTGAGCCAGGTGGCACTCCACCAAGAACAGTCCGTGAGCCAGGTGGCACTCCACCAAGAACAGTCCGTGAGCCAGGTGGCACTCCACCAAGAACAGTCCGTGAGCCAGGTGGCACTCCACCAAGAACAGTCCGTGAGCCAGGTGGCACTCCACCAAGAACAGTCCGTGAGCCAGGTGGCACTCCACCAAGAACAGTCCGTGAGCCAGGTGGCACTCCACCAAGAACAGTCCGTGAGCCAGGTGGCACTCCACCAAGAACAGTCCGTGAGCCAGGTGGCACTCCACCAAGAACAGTCCGTGAGCCAGGTGGCACTCCACCAAGAACAGTCCGTGAGCCAGGTGGCACTCCACCAAGAACAGTCCGTGAGCCAGGTGGCAGTGTAAGACGTCTCCCAAGTCGGCTTCTGTATGTCTTTCCTCGCAATAAATCTTTCTATCCACCTTCTGCGACTCTTGAAGGGGCTCTTAGCGCTTTGTCTAAACACCTGGTCCACGTACACCTTCTCTTCCaccttgtgtacacacacacacctccaggtgcccctagtgtacacacacacacctccaggtgcccctagtgtacacacacacacctccaggtgcccctagtgtacacacacacacctccaggtgcccctagtgtacacacacacacctccaggtgcccctagtgtacacacacacacctccaggtgcccctagtgtacacacacacacctccaggtacccgtagtgtacacacacacac
Proteins encoded in this window:
- the LOC123753699 gene encoding proteoglycan 4-like, whose translation is MAVRVPVGTPTRTVLVPVGPLPRTVRVPGDSPTRTVRVPVGPLPRTVRVPVGPLPRTVRVPVDSPTRTVRVPGGPPTRTVRVPVDSPPRTVREPGGTPPRTVRKPGGTPPRTVRKPGGTPPRTVRKPGGTPPRTVRKPGGTPPRTVRKPGGTPPRTVREPGGTPPRTVHKPGGTPPRTVRKPRGTPPRTVREPGGTPPRTVREPGGTPPRTVRKPGGTPPRTVRKPGGTPRTVREPGGTPPRTVREPGGTPPRTVRKPGGTPPRTVRKPGGTPPRTVRKPGSTPPRTVREPGGTPPRTVRKPGSTPPRTVREPGGTPPRTVREPGGTPPRTVREPGGTPPRTVRKPGSTPPRTVREPGGTPPRTVRKPGSTPPRTVREPGGTPPRTVREPGGTPPRTVREPGGTPPRTVREPGGTPPRTVREPGGTPPRTVREPGGTPPRTVREPGGTPPRTVREPGGTPPRTVREPGGTPPRTVREPGGTPPRTVREPGGTPPRTVREPGGTPPRTVREPGGTPPRTVREPGGTPPRTVREPGGSVRRLPSRLLLDDRKYGLGDRKYGLGDRKYGLGDRKYGLGDRKYGLGDRKYGLGDRKYGLGDRKYGLGDRKYGLGDQKYGLGDQKYGLGDRKYGLGDRKYGLGDRK